GTGCACGAATCCTGCGCATCGAGCCGGAAGAGAAGAAGGTCGGCCTGACGCTGCGCGGAGTGCCTCAGCCGAGCGAGGAAGAGGTCGCCGAATTCGAGGCGGCGATGCAGGCGGCGATGGCACCGATCGAGACCCCGGAGGAGACCGAGGGCTGACGCGCCCTCGGCGTCCCGTCCGAGTAGCAAACCCGAAGCGACTGCAGCTGTCCGGGCAGGGAGAGCCAGCGTGCTGACAAGTGAAGGCATGACCAAGGCGGACCTTGTCGAAGAAGTGGCGCGAGCCACACAGCTGAGCAAGAAGCAGGCGGAGCTCGTCGTCCACACCTTTTTCGAGACGATCGTCGATTCGTTGCGAGAGGGCGAGAAGGTCGAGCTTCGCGGCTTCGGGAGTTTCCGGATCCGCCAACGCGGCTCCCGCCTGGGGAGGAATCCCAAGACGGGAGACCGCGTTCAGGTCCCGCCGAAACAGATCCCGTACTTCAAGCCGGGCAAGGAGTTGCGAGCCATCCTGAACGGCAGCTCCTGAGCGGGGTTGTCGTCGGCATGCGGACTCTTTTCACCCCCTGGAGGTACGCCTACATCACCAGGACCTCGCCCGAGCCCGGCTGCTTCTTCTGCGCCGCGGCCCATACCCCTGACGAGGATGCCGAACGGCTGGTGGTGGCGCGCGGCCGGCATCATCTGCTGATGCTCAACCGCCATCCGTATTCGAACGGGCATCTCATGGTGGCACCCTTCGCTCACCTCTCGACGCTGCGCGATGCCGGCGAGGAGGTCCAGCGGGAGCTCTGGCCCTTGGTTCTGAAGGCCCAGTCGGCGCTCGAGCGCGCCTATCGTCCCCACGGCTTCAACCTGGGGATGAATCTCGGGACCTGCGCTGGCGCCGGAGTTCCCGGGCACTATCATTTCCACGTCGTGCCGCGCTGGAACGGCGACACCAATTTCATGACGGTCCTGGCCGACACGCGTCTGGTGCCGGAAGACCTCGAGACGGCACGAGAACGGCTTCGGCAGTTGCTGGAGGAGGAGGCTTCTTGAACGACGACTCACGACCCGGTGGAGGAGTGTCGATACCCGCGCCGGTGCTTCTGGTCCTCGCGTGGCTTGTTCCCGGTTCGGGGCACTTCCTGCTGGGACGGCGCGCTCGTGGGGCGGCCTTCTTCCTCCTGGTGCTCTTCTCCGCGGCCGTCGGCGCATCGCTGCACGGCCATCTCTTCCGGCAGGAAGCGGGCCAGCCGTTGGCCACGCTCGGCATGCTCGCTTCGATGGGCTCCGGGGTCGTCGACTTCGGGCTCCGCTACGTCCTGAGCTACATGGGCCAGCCGGAGGCCGCCGGTCACGAATACGGCACGGCCTTCCTTCTGACGGCCGGCCTCATGAATCTGCTCCTCCTTCTCGACGTTCACGACCTCGCCACCGGCAGGAAGGAGTAGCGACGATGGTCAGCCACCTCCTCCTCATGACGGTCTATGCCCTCGAAGTGGCCATCTTCTTCGCGCTTCTGTGGCGGCGCGGGCGACGCGAACAGGGCCTCCTGTTCCTGCAGATCTTCTTCGGCCTGATGGTGGGCGGCCTCGCTCTCGGGTGGCTGATGT
This genomic window from Holophagales bacterium contains:
- a CDS encoding HIT domain-containing protein, encoding MRTLFTPWRYAYITRTSPEPGCFFCAAAHTPDEDAERLVVARGRHHLLMLNRHPYSNGHLMVAPFAHLSTLRDAGEEVQRELWPLVLKAQSALERAYRPHGFNLGMNLGTCAGAGVPGHYHFHVVPRWNGDTNFMTVLADTRLVPEDLETARERLRQLLEEEAS
- a CDS encoding integration host factor subunit beta, which translates into the protein MTKADLVEEVARATQLSKKQAELVVHTFFETIVDSLREGEKVELRGFGSFRIRQRGSRLGRNPKTGDRVQVPPKQIPYFKPGKELRAILNGSS